The proteins below come from a single Demetria terragena DSM 11295 genomic window:
- a CDS encoding helix-turn-helix domain-containing protein yields MQDLFAPEPAVAVGDDPRHYARLMSAVYDATMAGARAPARPRAVIEDSWRRMMARGLDPERLAEPLVRSSDLESARQSSGLVNVLEDVSRSLESLIADGDNILVIADAQGRVLWRSGSTAVLDHADRLGFIEGAQWGESAVGTNAIGTALASQRSVQVFSAEHYQRSHHPWTCAGAPVKDPRTGEVIGVLDVSGPAATVHPTTVALVDVVARLAESRLREQHEQTLNRLRAVAAPILARVGAPALAVDQDGWVAAVDSLPAQRRVALPTEITAGRLWMPQLGTCDIEVLPGGWLIRPVVGDAAHGASAVTLDIHDPNAPCLEIAGHYGRWRHDLSPRHAEILLILAAHRAGRSAADLAEDLYGDRTRVVTVRAEMSRLRKQLSGVVLGRPYRFAPSATVDIRGPQRDAPKGGMAPID; encoded by the coding sequence ATGCAGGACCTTTTCGCACCCGAACCGGCCGTCGCGGTCGGCGACGACCCGCGCCATTACGCACGGCTAATGTCGGCTGTCTACGACGCCACCATGGCTGGCGCCCGCGCACCGGCCAGGCCCCGAGCAGTGATCGAAGATTCGTGGCGACGGATGATGGCGCGCGGTCTCGACCCGGAGCGGCTCGCCGAGCCATTGGTGCGGTCCAGCGACCTCGAATCGGCCCGACAGTCATCAGGGCTGGTGAATGTCCTCGAGGACGTTTCTCGGAGTCTGGAGTCCCTGATCGCCGACGGCGACAACATTTTGGTCATCGCCGACGCGCAGGGCCGGGTGCTGTGGCGCAGTGGTTCAACGGCCGTCCTGGACCACGCAGATCGGCTTGGGTTTATCGAAGGCGCGCAATGGGGTGAGTCAGCCGTTGGAACTAACGCTATTGGCACCGCGCTGGCTTCTCAGCGCTCCGTTCAGGTCTTCTCGGCCGAGCATTACCAGCGCAGCCACCATCCGTGGACCTGCGCCGGGGCCCCGGTCAAAGATCCCAGAACAGGCGAAGTCATCGGCGTCCTCGATGTATCTGGGCCGGCTGCGACCGTCCACCCGACCACCGTCGCTTTGGTCGATGTTGTGGCGCGACTAGCGGAGTCTCGCCTACGGGAGCAGCACGAGCAGACCTTGAATCGGTTGCGCGCCGTCGCGGCACCCATCCTCGCTCGGGTAGGTGCCCCCGCACTGGCCGTCGATCAAGACGGATGGGTCGCCGCGGTCGACTCCCTGCCCGCGCAACGCCGGGTCGCGCTGCCCACTGAGATCACCGCAGGACGGTTGTGGATGCCGCAATTAGGCACCTGCGACATCGAGGTCTTGCCAGGCGGCTGGCTGATACGCCCAGTCGTGGGCGACGCCGCCCACGGTGCGTCCGCCGTGACACTTGATATTCACGATCCCAACGCTCCCTGCCTAGAGATCGCCGGTCATTACGGTCGCTGGCGACACGACCTGTCGCCCCGGCACGCAGAGATCCTGCTCATCCTCGCTGCGCACCGCGCCGGCCGGTCCGCCGCCGACCTTGCCGAGGATCTTTACGGCGACCGGACGCGAGTCGTCACGGTGCGCGCCGAAATGTCCCGCCTGCGCAAACAACTCTCCGGAGTTGTGCTCGGACGCCCATACCGCTTCGCGCCATCAGCCACGGTCGACATCCGAGGCCCTCAACGCGATGCACCAAAGGGCGGCATGGCCCCGATCGACTAG
- a CDS encoding CaiB/BaiF CoA transferase family protein, translating into MTNDHGPLSGYRVIEAGTLIAGPFCGQLLGDFGAEVIKIEDPTHGDPMRGWGAEVGGDHLQWQILGRNKKSVTCNLRTAEGQDLMRQLVGSADVLLENFRPGTLERWGLGYEELAKDNPGLVLTRITGYGQTGPYAGRAGFGSVGEAMGGVRYITGDPDRRPSRAGVSLGDSLAGMFSAYGTVLALLGRERTGRGQVVDTAIYEAVLALMESLVPEWQLAGQRRERTGSILPGVAPSNTYPTADDSQILIGANRDTVFTRLCTAMDRPELAKDARYASHAARGVNQHELDDLISTWTRSLSAADALERLHADGVPAGLIYTAEDMLQDPHFAAREAITTLMHRSLGEVPMQNVTPRLSSTPGELQWIAPDLGQHNDEVYGGVLGLNESERTRLAREGVI; encoded by the coding sequence GTGACGAACGACCACGGCCCACTGAGCGGATACCGCGTGATCGAGGCCGGGACACTGATTGCCGGACCGTTCTGTGGTCAGTTGCTCGGCGATTTCGGTGCCGAGGTGATCAAGATCGAAGACCCCACGCATGGCGATCCGATGCGCGGCTGGGGGGCAGAGGTCGGCGGCGACCACCTGCAGTGGCAGATCCTCGGGCGCAACAAGAAGTCCGTGACGTGCAACCTACGGACCGCCGAGGGCCAAGATCTGATGCGCCAACTCGTGGGGAGTGCCGACGTCCTGCTTGAGAACTTCCGTCCGGGAACGCTCGAGCGGTGGGGCCTGGGATATGAGGAGTTAGCGAAGGACAACCCGGGTTTGGTGCTCACCCGAATCACCGGCTACGGCCAGACTGGGCCGTACGCGGGCCGTGCCGGGTTCGGTTCCGTCGGCGAGGCGATGGGCGGTGTCCGCTACATCACCGGCGACCCCGATCGTCGGCCATCGCGAGCCGGCGTCTCCCTGGGTGACTCACTCGCGGGCATGTTCTCGGCCTACGGCACGGTGCTCGCCCTGCTCGGCCGAGAGCGCACGGGCCGGGGTCAGGTCGTGGACACCGCGATCTACGAAGCGGTGCTCGCTCTCATGGAGTCACTTGTCCCGGAGTGGCAGTTGGCCGGGCAGCGACGGGAACGCACCGGATCGATCTTGCCCGGAGTAGCACCGAGCAATACCTATCCCACGGCCGATGACTCTCAGATCCTCATCGGTGCCAACCGGGACACCGTCTTTACCCGGCTGTGCACAGCGATGGACCGGCCCGAATTGGCCAAGGACGCGCGGTACGCCTCCCACGCCGCGCGTGGGGTCAACCAGCACGAACTGGACGACCTGATCTCCACCTGGACGCGCAGCCTCAGCGCTGCGGACGCACTCGAGCGGCTACACGCCGATGGTGTTCCGGCCGGGTTGATCTACACCGCGGAGGACATGTTGCAGGACCCGCATTTCGCTGCACGCGAAGCGATTACGACACTGATGCACCGCAGCCTCGGGGAGGTGCCCATGCAGAACGTCACCCCGCGGCTCTCCTCCACGCCAGGCGAACTGCAGTGGATCGCACCAGATTTGGGGCAGCACAACGACGAGGTTTACGGCGGTGTCCTCGGCCTGAACGAGAGCGAGCGCACTCGCCTCGCACGAGAAGGAGTGATCTGA
- a CDS encoding amidohydrolase family protein: protein MRLDAHLHVWERSLGVYHWIGPHLGSLDDDFTPVQAQRLLEAADMTGAVLVQAADAIADTRYLLDAAAANPWVAGVIGWVDLERPDVLEESLAAYDARDVLCGVRQLVHDDVRPDMLSLPMVRRTAQLLVEHDLALDVPDAFPNQIRGAIEMAQASPDLTLVLDHLGKPPRGRGGMESWAAQVRELASHPQVVAKVSGLQCAEAPFGAVPLRQVWELALEVFGPSRLMFGSDWPMIVDGPGYAEVTDVSAQLIGELSAAEQDWVWWRTAKETYRLPLTREELS, encoded by the coding sequence ATGCGGCTCGACGCGCACCTTCACGTGTGGGAGCGGTCTCTCGGCGTCTACCACTGGATCGGCCCGCACCTAGGTAGCCTCGACGACGACTTCACGCCGGTGCAAGCGCAGCGGTTGCTGGAGGCGGCCGACATGACAGGCGCCGTTCTTGTGCAGGCGGCCGACGCTATTGCTGACACCCGGTATCTGCTCGATGCGGCGGCAGCTAACCCGTGGGTAGCCGGAGTGATCGGATGGGTCGATCTTGAGCGGCCCGACGTGCTTGAGGAGTCGCTCGCGGCCTACGACGCACGCGACGTGCTCTGTGGTGTCAGGCAACTCGTCCACGACGATGTTCGGCCCGACATGTTGAGTCTTCCGATGGTGCGTCGCACAGCCCAGCTACTTGTCGAACACGACCTCGCTCTCGATGTTCCGGACGCCTTTCCTAACCAGATCCGCGGCGCCATCGAGATGGCTCAGGCATCGCCCGACCTGACCCTCGTGCTCGACCATCTCGGCAAGCCGCCACGTGGTCGTGGCGGCATGGAATCTTGGGCCGCGCAGGTGCGCGAGCTGGCGAGTCACCCGCAAGTCGTCGCGAAGGTTTCGGGGCTGCAGTGCGCGGAGGCGCCGTTTGGCGCCGTTCCGCTGCGCCAAGTGTGGGAGTTGGCTCTCGAAGTCTTTGGACCGTCTCGGCTGATGTTCGGCAGTGACTGGCCGATGATTGTCGATGGACCGGGGTACGCCGAGGTGACCGATGTCAGCGCTCAGTTGATTGGCGAGTTGTCGGCTGCCGAGCAGGACTGGGTGTGGTGGCGCACGGCCAAGGAGACCTACCGACTTCCTCTCACCAGGGAGGAGTTGTCTTGA
- a CDS encoding sodium:solute symporter family protein, with product MDNLVFAGGSGVAVLVLYAVLMLVIGWLAGRKHVERTNQSYYLAGNGLGLVTLFFTLYATQYSGNTIIGYAPNAYRMGFAWWQSVPFMMAVIGAYLIYAPRLYVVARKEQFVTPADWLRHRFHSNAVVLVAVGLMLWGLANYLLEQFVAMGHAISGLTGNTVPYEVGVLVFVIVMLIYSWSGGMRAVAVTDAVQGVMLLLGIAAMLVGVLYLTGSNLSDVTSHLQETDPAKIGAPDLETSLNWFSLVVVVGFGAAMYPHAIQRIYAAKSERTLKRSLAAMSWMPLVTTGVIFVVGILGLQLVPGLSEKKSEQLVGILANRVADINTFFFVLMVLFFGGIVAAIVSTADSALLSLSSVISRDVYGRFINPDSPESRQVLVGKVVGVIAVFALLMLAWNPPGTLYSIFVLKMELISQIAPAFMLGLYWRRLSAWPVVVGMIAGAGLSGWMTIASVDGVGGLSGGLLGLALNTTICVVGSLIVPHRDEQKDPESDTSRYVTAEALAAPNHRGGRS from the coding sequence ATGGACAACCTCGTCTTCGCTGGCGGCAGCGGCGTGGCCGTCCTGGTGCTGTACGCCGTTCTCATGCTCGTCATCGGCTGGCTCGCCGGGCGCAAGCACGTGGAGCGAACCAACCAGAGTTACTACCTCGCAGGCAACGGCCTCGGCCTGGTCACGCTGTTCTTCACGCTCTACGCGACGCAGTACAGCGGGAACACCATCATCGGCTATGCCCCGAACGCCTACCGGATGGGATTTGCCTGGTGGCAGTCGGTGCCGTTCATGATGGCGGTGATCGGGGCGTACTTGATCTACGCGCCGCGGCTGTATGTCGTGGCTCGCAAAGAGCAGTTCGTCACCCCGGCCGACTGGCTGCGCCACCGGTTCCACTCCAATGCTGTCGTCCTGGTGGCGGTGGGATTGATGTTGTGGGGGCTGGCGAACTATCTCCTGGAGCAGTTCGTCGCGATGGGCCACGCCATCTCCGGGCTGACTGGTAACACCGTGCCCTACGAGGTCGGTGTTTTGGTCTTCGTCATCGTGATGCTGATCTACTCCTGGTCCGGTGGCATGCGAGCGGTCGCGGTGACCGACGCGGTGCAAGGTGTGATGCTCCTGCTGGGCATCGCCGCGATGCTCGTCGGCGTGCTCTACCTGACCGGCAGCAACCTCAGCGATGTGACGTCGCACCTGCAGGAGACCGACCCGGCGAAGATCGGCGCGCCCGACCTGGAGACCTCCCTCAACTGGTTCTCACTCGTGGTTGTTGTCGGGTTTGGCGCCGCGATGTACCCGCACGCCATCCAACGGATCTACGCCGCGAAGAGCGAACGCACCCTCAAGCGCAGCCTCGCGGCCATGTCGTGGATGCCGCTGGTGACCACCGGGGTCATCTTCGTGGTCGGCATCCTCGGCCTGCAGTTGGTGCCCGGGCTCTCGGAGAAGAAGTCAGAACAGTTGGTCGGGATCCTGGCCAACAGAGTCGCCGACATCAACACGTTCTTCTTCGTGCTCATGGTCCTGTTCTTTGGAGGCATCGTCGCGGCGATCGTGTCCACGGCAGACTCCGCGCTGCTCAGCTTGTCGTCGGTGATCTCACGTGATGTCTATGGGCGCTTCATCAACCCAGACTCCCCCGAGTCCCGTCAGGTCCTCGTGGGCAAGGTGGTCGGCGTCATCGCCGTATTCGCCCTGCTCATGCTGGCGTGGAACCCGCCCGGCACCCTCTACAGCATTTTCGTGCTCAAGATGGAGCTCATCTCCCAGATCGCGCCGGCGTTCATGCTCGGCCTCTACTGGCGACGACTATCCGCATGGCCCGTCGTGGTGGGAATGATCGCGGGAGCTGGCCTCTCGGGATGGATGACCATCGCCAGTGTCGATGGCGTGGGCGGGCTGTCCGGAGGACTGCTCGGCCTAGCGCTCAACACGACCATCTGTGTGGTGGGCTCTCTGATCGTGCCGCACCGCGACGAGCAGAAAGATCCCGAGAGCGACACCAGCCGTTACGTCACGGCTGAAGCGCTCGCGGCGCCCAATCACCGTGGCGGACGGTCATGA
- the groL gene encoding chaperonin GroEL (60 kDa chaperone family; promotes refolding of misfolded polypeptides especially under stressful conditions; forms two stacked rings of heptamers to form a barrel-shaped 14mer; ends can be capped by GroES; misfolded proteins enter the barrel where they are refolded when GroES binds), whose translation MAKTIAFDEEARRGLERGMNTLADAVKVTLGPKGRNVVLEKKWGAPTITNDGVSIAKEIELEDPYEKIGAELVKEVAKKTDDVAGDGTTTATVLAQAMVREGLRNVVAGANPMALKRGIEHAVNQISDALLAASKEVDTKEQIANVAAISAGGDENVGNLIAESMDKVGKEGVITVEESNTFGLELELTEGMRFDKGYISAYFVTDTERMETVLDDPYILVLNSKISNIKDLLPLLEKVMQSSKPLVIIAEDVEGEALSTLVVNKIRGTFKSVAVKAPGFGDRRKAMLADMAVLTGGQVISEEVGLKLETAELDMLGTARRVVVTKDETTIVEGAGDADQIAGRVNQIRAEIENSDSDYDREKLQERLAKLAGGVAVIRVGAATEVELKERKHRIEDAVRAAKASVEEGVLAGGGVALLQVGGKALDTSDLTGDEQTGADIVRFATSAPLKQIAANAGLEPGVIADKVLGMPVGEGLNAATGEYGDMLAMGIPDPTKVTRSALHNAGSIAALFLTTEAVIADKPEKAPAGGGDPSGGMGDMGGMGF comes from the coding sequence ATGGCAAAGACCATTGCATTCGACGAAGAGGCGCGCCGCGGTCTCGAACGGGGTATGAACACCCTGGCCGACGCCGTCAAGGTGACGCTTGGCCCCAAGGGCCGCAATGTCGTGCTCGAGAAGAAGTGGGGTGCACCCACGATCACCAACGACGGTGTCAGCATCGCCAAGGAGATCGAGCTCGAGGACCCCTACGAGAAGATCGGCGCCGAGCTGGTCAAGGAGGTCGCGAAGAAGACCGACGACGTCGCCGGTGACGGTACGACCACCGCGACCGTTCTGGCCCAGGCCATGGTCCGCGAGGGCCTGCGCAACGTGGTTGCTGGCGCGAACCCGATGGCGCTGAAGCGCGGCATCGAGCACGCGGTCAACCAGATTTCGGACGCGCTGTTGGCGGCCTCCAAGGAGGTCGACACCAAGGAGCAGATCGCCAATGTGGCGGCTATCTCCGCTGGTGGCGACGAAAACGTCGGCAACCTGATCGCCGAGTCGATGGACAAGGTCGGCAAGGAAGGTGTCATCACCGTCGAGGAGAGCAACACCTTCGGTCTGGAGCTTGAGCTCACCGAGGGTATGCGCTTCGACAAGGGCTACATCTCCGCCTACTTCGTCACCGACACCGAGCGCATGGAAACGGTTCTGGATGACCCGTACATCCTGGTGCTCAACTCCAAGATCTCGAACATCAAGGACCTGCTCCCGTTGCTGGAGAAGGTCATGCAGTCGAGCAAGCCGCTGGTGATCATTGCTGAGGACGTGGAGGGCGAGGCTCTTTCGACCCTGGTCGTCAACAAGATCCGTGGCACCTTCAAGTCTGTTGCCGTGAAGGCTCCAGGCTTCGGCGACCGCCGCAAGGCGATGCTGGCCGACATGGCTGTCCTCACCGGCGGTCAGGTCATCTCCGAGGAGGTTGGCCTCAAGCTGGAAACGGCCGAGCTCGACATGCTCGGAACCGCTCGTCGTGTCGTGGTCACCAAGGACGAGACCACCATCGTTGAGGGTGCTGGCGACGCTGACCAGATCGCTGGTCGGGTCAACCAGATCCGTGCCGAGATCGAGAACAGCGACTCCGACTACGACCGCGAGAAGCTCCAGGAGCGTCTCGCCAAGTTGGCCGGTGGCGTCGCGGTGATCCGCGTCGGCGCAGCGACCGAGGTTGAACTCAAGGAGCGCAAGCACCGCATCGAAGACGCGGTACGCGCGGCCAAGGCCTCCGTCGAAGAAGGTGTGCTCGCCGGTGGTGGCGTCGCGCTGCTGCAGGTTGGTGGCAAGGCTCTGGACACCTCCGACCTCACGGGCGACGAGCAGACCGGTGCGGACATCGTGCGCTTCGCGACCTCCGCTCCGTTGAAGCAGATTGCCGCTAACGCAGGTCTTGAGCCGGGCGTCATCGCCGACAAGGTCCTCGGTATGCCGGTTGGCGAAGGCCTTAACGCGGCCACGGGTGAATACGGCGACATGCTCGCCATGGGCATCCCGGACCCGACCAAGGTGACCCGGTCGGCGCTGCACAACGCAGGCTCGATCGCTGCGCTGTTCCTGACCACCGAGGCAGTCATCGCCGACAAGCCGGAGAAGGCTCCGGCTGGTGGCGGCGACCCAAGCGGTGGCATGGGCGACATGGGCGGTATGGGTTTCTGA
- a CDS encoding aldo/keto reductase, with product MDLTPDRLTLGVACLGNLFEEMSDRQAQALLESAWDAGIRSFDTAPHYGLGLSERRLGDFLGSMPAGAARVSTKVGRLLVDNPDGAKQWDGDLFRVRATRLRQWDFTADGIRRSLADSLRRLRIDRVETLYLHDPEQSPDPEAAVSEGMAALSELRSDGMTQHVGVGSMDVAMLAEAAQNCDVTELMVAGRHTLVDDSASKSVLPMARKRGVRVAATAVFNSGLLAQPEPGDLFDYGQASAALVALARRIADVCRAHGTDLPTAALHYPTRDNAVTSVVVGMRTPDQVRQNIERVQSPPDSALWRALAAEGLLQAAV from the coding sequence ATGGACTTGACACCCGATCGACTGACTCTGGGGGTGGCATGTCTGGGCAACCTGTTCGAGGAGATGTCCGATCGTCAGGCGCAGGCACTGCTAGAGAGCGCCTGGGATGCAGGCATTCGATCGTTCGACACCGCGCCGCACTACGGACTCGGCCTCTCCGAGCGTAGGCTCGGCGACTTCCTGGGCAGCATGCCCGCAGGTGCTGCCCGGGTGTCGACCAAGGTCGGGCGGCTACTGGTCGACAATCCGGATGGTGCGAAGCAGTGGGACGGTGACCTGTTCCGAGTGCGCGCCACCCGGCTGCGCCAGTGGGATTTCACTGCCGATGGAATCCGCCGCAGCCTTGCGGATTCCTTGCGTCGCTTGCGAATTGACCGAGTGGAAACTCTCTATCTGCACGACCCCGAGCAGTCGCCTGACCCCGAGGCTGCAGTGAGCGAAGGAATGGCGGCGCTCTCTGAATTGCGCAGTGACGGGATGACCCAGCACGTCGGCGTCGGTTCCATGGACGTGGCGATGCTGGCCGAGGCAGCCCAAAATTGCGATGTCACCGAGTTGATGGTCGCCGGGCGGCATACGCTGGTCGACGATTCGGCGTCGAAGTCGGTGCTGCCGATGGCGAGGAAGCGGGGTGTGCGGGTGGCCGCCACGGCGGTATTCAACTCGGGCTTGCTGGCGCAGCCTGAACCCGGCGACCTTTTCGACTATGGCCAGGCTTCGGCAGCGCTCGTGGCGCTGGCGCGGCGGATTGCCGACGTCTGCCGGGCGCACGGCACCGATCTGCCGACCGCAGCTTTGCACTATCCGACGCGCGATAACGCGGTCACCTCGGTGGTTGTGGGTATGCGTACGCCTGATCAGGTTCGGCAGAACATCGAGCGAGTGCAGTCGCCGCCGGATTCGGCGCTGTGGCGTGCGCTCGCAGCCGAGGGGCTTCTCCAGGCTGCGGTCTGA
- a CDS encoding LLM class F420-dependent oxidoreductase, translating to MPLNYSGGFSEAVEEVGALERAGLDVIFVPEAYSFDAVSQLGFLAARTESIQIASGILQIYTRTPTLTAMTAAGLDYVSGGRFLLGLGASGPQVIEGFHGVPYDAPLARTREIVDICRQVWRREKVEHQGKKYQIPLPPDQGTGLGKPLKLINHPVRDRIPVLIAALGPKNVEMTAEIAEAWEPIFYYPEKAERVWGDALAAGLAKRDPSLGSLDVCVGATLAIGDDVEHALAGPRATLALYIGGMGARGKNFYFTLAERYGFGDEAATIQDLYLAGRKDEAAAAVPEELVRHTNLIGDESFIRDRLRAYAEAGVSTLAVNPVAPDAATRVAQVEELKSLLA from the coding sequence ATGCCCTTGAACTACTCAGGCGGCTTCAGTGAGGCCGTTGAGGAGGTGGGTGCGCTGGAGCGCGCCGGCCTCGATGTCATCTTCGTCCCGGAGGCGTACTCCTTCGACGCCGTCAGCCAACTCGGCTTTCTTGCGGCCCGCACGGAGAGCATCCAGATCGCCTCCGGCATCCTGCAGATCTACACCAGGACGCCGACCCTGACGGCAATGACGGCCGCCGGCCTGGACTACGTCTCGGGTGGTCGATTCCTGTTGGGCTTGGGGGCCTCGGGCCCGCAGGTCATCGAGGGATTTCACGGTGTGCCGTACGACGCGCCCCTGGCCCGGACCCGCGAGATCGTCGACATCTGCCGCCAAGTGTGGCGCCGCGAGAAGGTCGAGCACCAAGGGAAGAAGTACCAGATTCCGCTGCCACCGGACCAAGGCACTGGCCTGGGCAAACCGCTGAAGCTGATCAACCATCCGGTGCGGGACCGGATCCCGGTGCTGATCGCGGCGCTGGGCCCGAAGAACGTTGAGATGACCGCTGAGATCGCCGAGGCGTGGGAGCCGATCTTTTATTACCCCGAGAAGGCCGAGCGGGTCTGGGGTGATGCTCTGGCCGCAGGCTTGGCGAAGCGTGACCCAAGCCTCGGGTCACTCGATGTCTGTGTCGGAGCGACGTTGGCGATCGGCGACGATGTCGAGCACGCGCTCGCCGGGCCGCGGGCCACCTTGGCGCTCTATATCGGTGGCATGGGTGCTCGCGGAAAGAACTTCTACTTCACCCTCGCCGAGCGCTACGGCTTCGGCGACGAGGCTGCGACCATTCAGGATCTTTACCTGGCCGGCCGCAAGGACGAGGCTGCGGCTGCTGTCCCCGAAGAGTTGGTTCGCCACACCAACCTCATCGGTGACGAGAGCTTCATTCGCGACCGACTGCGCGCCTATGCCGAAGCCGGAGTCTCGACGCTTGCGGTCAACCCCGTCGCGCCCGACGCCGCAACCCGAGTGGCCCAGGTGGAAGAGCTGAAGTCCCTCCTCGCCTGA
- a CDS encoding hydroxymethylglutaryl-CoA lyase, protein MQVSICEVGPRDGLQNEPETLTAAARAELITRLAATGLNRIEIGSFVNPRRVPQMSDPELVDVLAQTPSDLIRSALVLNERGYDRLLTTSVTEVHAAFCVTETFNQRNQGCSVAESIQATQRMIERAHADGRQISVTLAASFGCPFEGEVDPGKVLDYARQVSAADEICFADTIGVGVPRQVRSLLQGAAGLDRPLGLHLHNTRNTGYANAATALEHGVTTLDSSVAGLGGCPFAPNATGNIATEDLVYLLDREGVSHGVDLDAMINVAHWLRSEILGRELAGLVHRAGGFPAVTPA, encoded by the coding sequence GTGCAGGTCAGCATCTGTGAGGTCGGCCCGAGAGACGGGCTGCAGAATGAGCCCGAGACGTTGACAGCGGCCGCGCGCGCCGAACTCATCACCCGGCTGGCCGCCACCGGGCTGAACCGCATCGAGATCGGCAGTTTCGTCAACCCCCGCCGGGTGCCGCAGATGTCCGATCCGGAGCTCGTCGATGTGCTGGCGCAGACGCCGTCTGATCTCATCCGGTCGGCACTGGTCCTCAACGAGCGCGGCTATGACCGACTCCTGACCACGTCGGTCACCGAGGTGCACGCTGCGTTCTGTGTGACCGAGACGTTCAACCAACGAAACCAGGGGTGCTCGGTCGCCGAGTCCATCCAGGCGACGCAGCGCATGATCGAGCGCGCCCACGCCGATGGCAGGCAGATCAGCGTGACGCTCGCGGCGTCGTTCGGCTGTCCCTTTGAGGGCGAAGTCGACCCAGGCAAGGTGCTCGACTACGCGCGCCAGGTCAGTGCCGCGGACGAGATCTGCTTTGCCGACACGATCGGCGTGGGTGTGCCGCGCCAGGTTCGGTCATTACTCCAGGGCGCCGCCGGCCTCGACCGGCCCCTCGGCCTGCACCTGCACAACACCCGCAACACCGGGTATGCCAACGCCGCCACCGCCCTCGAGCACGGCGTCACGACCTTGGACTCGTCTGTCGCCGGCCTCGGCGGATGCCCTTTCGCGCCCAACGCGACCGGCAATATCGCCACCGAGGACTTGGTCTATCTCCTTGACCGAGAAGGGGTTTCGCACGGGGTCGACCTGGACGCCATGATCAACGTGGCGCACTGGCTGCGGTCGGAAATCCTCGGTCGGGAACTCGCGGGGCTAGTCCACCGCGCTGGTGGCTTCCCGGCCGTCACGCCCGCATAA
- a CDS encoding GntR family transcriptional regulator, protein MNVSVDDIYQHLRGEILAGALFADAPLREAAIAEQHGVSRTPVRDALRRLSGDGLVTLTPHRGARVSELATTDTAAVFELRALLEGFAARHAAERGSPDLDRLSDLCDAMETCAVGGGDPDEITRLNLEFHRLVHAASDNPLLPGVLQDVIAISLVRRTFSAYDDVETARSFSQHRDLVRALRARDGAWAEAVMVAHIRGARRAYEEGTSTPKETS, encoded by the coding sequence ATGAACGTCTCGGTGGACGACATCTACCAGCACCTGCGGGGGGAAATACTCGCCGGCGCCCTCTTCGCAGATGCCCCGCTGCGCGAGGCCGCAATCGCCGAGCAGCATGGTGTCTCCCGTACCCCGGTGCGTGATGCGCTGCGGCGGCTCTCTGGCGACGGACTCGTGACGCTCACGCCCCACCGCGGTGCACGCGTCAGCGAGTTGGCCACGACCGACACTGCCGCGGTGTTCGAGTTGCGTGCGCTGCTGGAGGGATTCGCGGCCCGTCACGCGGCGGAGCGAGGCTCCCCCGACCTGGACCGCCTGAGCGACCTGTGCGATGCAATGGAGACTTGCGCGGTAGGTGGCGGTGACCCCGACGAGATCACCCGCCTCAACCTGGAGTTCCATCGGCTCGTTCACGCCGCGAGTGACAACCCACTCCTGCCAGGCGTACTTCAGGACGTCATCGCGATCTCGCTCGTGCGGCGAACGTTCAGCGCGTACGACGACGTCGAGACGGCACGCAGTTTTTCCCAGCACCGAGACCTGGTCCGCGCCCTCCGCGCCCGGGACGGCGCCTGGGCCGAGGCAGTCATGGTGGCGCATATCCGCGGAGCGCGCCGAGCATACGAAGAAGGCACCAGCACACCGAAGGAGACGTCGTGA